The Diorhabda carinulata isolate Delta chromosome 12, icDioCari1.1, whole genome shotgun sequence DNA window GTTGTGGAAAATAAGCAGGATTCTAACTAAAACTCTTTTAATTTGATCCATCCACTCCATAGATAGTTTTTGTTTAAGTAAAACTAATATGGCTTTAACACCACGTaacaaaaaatcaagaaaacacGGTTACATACGAGAAAATCCATAGATTGTGTAATAAAGCTACCAAATCTGTAaacgatttattttttcagGGTTCCAGCAATGTTGAAGTGGGGACGTTCCGATGTCTCGACGTCTTCCATCTTCACAACGTCGCGTTCCGTCTCTAGATAACAATCCCTATCAAGTGAGTATCCAATTGCtccaaaaaatcataaaatatactGAGGAGCAAAACtatagttttgatttttctcATCAGAATTAGCTCCCACCTTTGAAATTATTCTGGAACTGTCTAAAGTGAACAATAATAGACAACTTTTCGGTTACccaacacatcactcaataagtcctAAGAAAAACATCTCCTTCAAcagcaatacaatcatttcaacgcttctctaacttctcgatgtcgtacttgtcttttgtctcaaaatatgcttcaatttcagcaattgcttcttcatttgagctgaattttttcACGTCGAGCATAGCCAGTAATCACTGGAGGCctgatctggactatacggtggatgaggaagcaattcgaaacGTGATTCGTTCATTGTatccatcgttgccatcgacttgtgaatccaCCAATATGAAATGAAAGCCACGCTAGATCAACTAAGATCCTGGTCAAGGCAAAGCTAAGCTCTGAAAGGAAATGGAAAAGTTGTCCAAGACCTGTGGCGGTTCTACGAGGGGCTTTCGAGCTGGAAGCCCCcccaaaacgtcaaaaaaaggATGATATAAGTTACATTTACTTAGCGTGCAGTCAAtcgatataaattattttgatttttgtgcCCGTTCCATTGAAATGCGCGCACTGTCTAAGACGCACGCTCAGTAACTCAAAATTTCACAGAATTACCCCTCGTTCAGCCCCAAAATAAAGTTCTAGATCCGCCACTGCGCCCAGATGACGTTTCAaggagaaacaaatatttaaaaaagcaTTTAACGTACGGATCATCTTTGTATAAtgttaaattctaatttttctgtTAGTTTCAACttctatattcaattattaatatacatCTTGTAGTTCATAAAACAAATTTCGAGATTTTACTTTAGAAAAACTGTCAGTTTGCTTACACGTAGTGTTAAACGTGTCAATCACTTCTTTTGTCGAAATGTCTACCCTTGTCTACCGAATAAAATGGGAAAGACACCTCACGAAAGAGTCGTTGTTAAGTGGTAGAAGGTATCAAGGGCGTAGCCAAGGGGAGGGTTTTGGGAACTTAAATCCCCCCcgaaataagcaaaatattacctaatataccgtaaaaattaaattattgcatttgaatatatataatagCGTGTAGCGCCATCTTTTGACGAGAGGCAGACGCAGTCGCAGCCTAACTAATGGACGTTGCGTCCAGTAACGCCATCACTAGTCGAGTAGCCGAACTATTTTGTATTGTATAGAAATTTTGCATTGTTTCTTTTTCTGGACGTATGCTTGGCCCTAATGTCCTAATTTTTCCTATAAATATACAgatattaaatttcatataagtatatttttgttgtttcatttaatttttatttaatttaattttatttgactCAAAAAACACGTAGATACAAATACAGTGCCAAGAAATAACGGGGCccaaattgatataattatttctaaatattattaattacatCAAAAgcatatttaattattacacATATGAAACAATTGACATTTtagtaattatttagaattggggctcCAGGCAAAAATTTTTTACGCATTTGGGGTTGTTTCCGAGGgtataaatagtaaatttaaggTGGGGGAGTCATATTATTACCATTATTTTAGATATTACATGGtacaatttatatatgataaatcaatgaaacctaacctaacaaattcttaatatctaaaataatatGACTCCCCCAccttaaattttctatttgtaccCTCAGAAACAACACCAAATGCGTGAAAAATTTTTGCCTGgagccccaattctaaataattaccgattatttttattacctaAAACTGTTGCGATAAATCATTACTAGTTTCTAATTATGAACAACCCGTATATTCGGTATATAAAATCCATCTTTAGTTGATATTCGCAACgttcttattattaattttcataactaTAATCAAACTTGGAAGTTTCTTCCAACGCACACAAAGTTTTGAATCACCCCGGTAAATGACCTTCGTTCCGATCGTCACAGTTTTGGTACGCTGATAATCTATATCGATACTTTTTAcgtatttgaatattattactGTTTTAGGCTACATCTCCCGCTTCTTCAAACAATCCCCAACCTCAAAAATCATCCTACTATTATCCCCACCACCATCATCCTCATTATCATAATCATGGCGACCAGTATCAGAAACAGTGCCGTAACAGTTACCGAAAATCACCCCAAGCTACCGCCGATATCGTTTACAGTGACGAGACTACCGATACCTacgattattattatcaacaaaCTGGGTTCCAGCATAGTCCTTTGAGGGAATCCAGAAATACGGATGTTACTTTCTCCGACGATAGCGGATCTACACGGTTGCCATATTTCGAATTCGACGATGATTCAAATAAAAGGTGAAtcagatattttaattaatagctATTTGTAAATGTAATACGCTTATGTTAGCCCGAAATGAAGTTTTTGTCAGTctcaaattgaatttgaaaaaatatttaactaaatttatttaGCTTGATCGACAATCAAACTGGTTGCAGTTCCCAAGAGTTAACTTAACctcaatttaaaaagttttccacacttttattaattctttgtAAAAATGTGTATAAACTTCTTgtaagaaatttgttttatggGTTTTGAGCAAAAACTTGCCTATTTTTGAACGTGTAAGTTACAGGGtgataagaaaaaatgtggtagtgagttaaacaattttttgatagaaaCCGAAGTAAGTCGAAACTTCAGTGACTACTCTGGTCatagttcaaaaaaattcaGTCAGATTTTcgaatattcatataaaatttgattatttttcaatcacatataattaattttctgatTATATTTCTTTCGTAACGAATAAATTATTTGCTTTAGATATTCGCGAACTACGATTTCAGATAGGAGCTTTAAAAGACCAAAAAATTCTCCTGATAGAAGACAAAATCACACACTCAATCTCAAGGATTTAAGAAAAGTTTATCCCAACCCAGAAAACAACTTTGACCAGTTGTATCAAGAAGTACCGAGTCCGTGAgtgtttctttttaaatattatatataattaaaaacaaatttcttcaattttctttctaatttagacctaaataggaaaaaattaattttccctTAGTTTtaacatctcaaaaatatgtagcagccaccaattaaattatttgtagttgtattaaaatgtacaaaatagagctaaattatttaggtcctttttcttctttctttttttcgtGTAGTACAGTACAAGGACTTTTTTAACAACttatagaattatttcaatgaatatttcactaaactaaaatctaaaacaccaaaaaacaaaaaatattatatatcaagtggcTTGTActgattgtgacgctgtctacataggacagacatctcagtatttaaaaaatagactaaaaggtcatcaataaaccattaaattcaattatgtaacataaaattttaatgtttttcaaaaattattaaaaaatttaattttataacagaagagacctaaaatcgaaacgatttagaaacataaatatatttatagttttatttagttatatcaaattgaaaaacttaaattgattaaaatttatttacaaataaagtaGCTAAAACCATATTTATAAACAGTAAtgtcattaatttatttaatttgtatattgcactgtatttaatacatttttttcttgttagaTCCGATAATGTACCTGTAAATAATCTACCTAGAAGAATATCTACAAGAGCATCTGATAGACCCCAAAGTTCTTTAAGTTCAGGTGTAGCTAGTGCGGTAGTTCACGGTTGTGGTGGCAGATGTCAAACGTTCGAAaacgtttgttattttttcctacaagtaggtaaaatggaaaaaatctcgaaaatatcactttatatattttttcaattcaacagATAATTTCAAACTGTCACTAAATAGCCTTGAGGATTCAGTTTCTAACCGTagatttaattgttttcaattttcttttgaaataataagtTGTCGGAATACGAATAATAATCTTgcatcattttatttatttataaggataattcatttttttttttcgatgctcaagcaaaatattaatttacaaatttacaaatgtaaaataacaaaatatgtgTTGAATTAGTCAAGGagtgtatataaattaattttttatttttttcatccaCAAATATCCTTGTCTTAATTAAATTTCTCTTTTAGTTAATGTTCACCATGGGCATTTTGATAGGAATTTCATTGTACATAGCTGGAATGGTTTTAAGAAAATCCGCTGCTCGAAATTTACAAGTCCTAATGTACATAGGGATACTTTTGAGCGTCGTTAGTGGATTATTACTGGCGATTCAGTATGATGCTAGAAAAACAGCTAGGAATAGAAAAAAGGCTATCCAGATGGCAAAAAGGG harbors:
- the LOC130900121 gene encoding uncharacterized protein LOC130900121; the protein is MSRRLPSSQRRVPSLDNNPYQATSPASSNNPQPQKSSYYYPHHHHPHYHNHGDQYQKQCRNSYRKSPQATADIVYSDETTDTYDYYYQQTGFQHSPLRESRNTDVTFSDDSGSTRLPYFEFDDDSNKRYSRTTISDRSFKRPKNSPDRRQNHTLNLKDLRKVYPNPENNFDQLYQEVPSPSDNVPVNNLPRRISTRASDRPQSSLSSGVASAVVHGCGGRCQTFENVCYFFLQLMFTMGILIGISLYIAGMVLRKSAARNLQVLMYIGILLSVVSGLLLAIQYDARKTARNRKKAIQMAKRAPIQMENLHLRTNPLHNQPHIGWNVPNQRNSNFPQVHVSVNRPLPMRPTERDSPTVIEQPGIPWWRRKDLNTH